One genomic window of Coffea eugenioides isolate CCC68of chromosome 1, Ceug_1.0, whole genome shotgun sequence includes the following:
- the LOC113754342 gene encoding probable inactive receptor-like protein kinase At3g56050 has protein sequence MVRNWKWRSFQLLHVIAISTVLSVFQCKMSFSWSLNNEGLALLRFKERVVNDPFNALRSWKYIDGDLDPCSWWFGVECSDGNVITLKLRDLCLEGTLAPELGQLTYLRYINLRNNSFSGIIPKEIGELKELEVLDLGYNNFTGPFPLDTGNNISLLILLLDNNEFISGLPPEINDLKVISESQVDENQISSVALASSNRLSNAWETVQYGYTALRRLLQGIDFLNPTEAEKNKHNSRGQILAITSSLSPSPSPSPEQPFSSISVPPSTSTLLPTEAPSPSASTPSQSPVLSPNAAPPTLESPPVVIPEDSPLLSPSPALAPTNILKNKKKSNNHTIFILSGVIGGSVLVLVSVLSLLYCRSNKVVTVKPWATGLSGQLQKAFVTGVPKLQRSELEAACEDFSNIIASLSDGTVYKGTLSSGVEIAVTSTAVKSAKDWSKNLEAQFRNKIDTLSKVNHKNFVNLIGFCEEQEPFARMMVFEYAPNGTLFEHLHIKESEHLDWATRLRIAMGMAYCLEYMHQLNPPIGHCNLQSSSVYLTEDYAAKISDLSFWNEVIAAKIGKAATVELLETTSADPESNIYNFGVILLEMITGRLPYSVTDGYIVDWALNYFRIGRPLRDIVDPTLYSFREEELEKLIPLVKDCLLPNPEQRPRMREIAATLKEITALDPDGATPKSSPLWWAELEILSTVSS, from the exons ATGGTCCGGAATTGGAAATGGAGAAGTTTTCAGCTGCTACACGTTATTGCAATCTCCACGGTGCTAAGCGTTTTTCAGTGCAAAATGAGCTTCAGTTGGTCTCTCAATAATGAAg GGTTGGCGCTGTTGAGATTTAAAGAGAGAGTGGTAAATGATCCGTTTAATGCTTTGCGGAGCTGGAAGTACATTGATGGAGACTTGGATCCATGTTCGTGGTGGTTTGGCGTCGAGTGCTCTGATGGAAACGTAATTACATT GAAACTGAGAGATCTCTGTCTTGAAGGAACATTGGCACCAGAACTAGGTCAGCTGACGTATCTAAGATACAT AAATTTACGCAATAATTCCTTTTCTGGGATTATTCCTAAAGAAATCGGAGAACTGAAGGAGCTCGAAGTATTAGACTTGGGATATAATAACTTTACTGGGCCGTTCCCCTTGGATACTGGCAACAATATATCCCTCTTAATTCT CTTATTGGATAATAATGAGTTTATCAGTGGCTTGCCTCCTGAAATCAATGATCTTAAGGTGATTTCTGAATCTCAAGTGGACGAAAATCAGATAAGCAGTGTTGCTTTAGCAAGTTCGAACAGGCTATCTAATGCATG GGAAACAGTGCAATATGGATATACAGCTCTGCGAAGGCTGCTACAAGGGATCGATTTCCTGAATCCAACTGAAGCTGAGAAAAATAAGCACAATAGTCGGGGTCAAATATTAGCTATAACATCTTCGTTGTCGCCATCGCCATCACCATCACCAGAACAACCATTCTCATCTATATCTGTTCCCCCCTCGACTTCTACATTATTGCCGACAGAGGCTCCATCTCCATCTGCATCCACTCCTTCACAATCTCCAGTACTTTCACCAAATGCAGCTCCACCCACTCTGGAATCTCCACCAGTTGTTATACCTGAGGATTCCCCTCTTCTGTCCCCTTCACCTGCTTTAGCTCCCACCAATATactaaagaataaaaaaaagtcaaacaaCCATACAATCTTTATATTATCTGGAGTAATAGGTGGTTCTGTTCTTGTACTTGTTTCAGTTCTCAGTCTGCTTTATTGCCGTAGCAATAAGGTTGTTACTGTTAAACCTTGGGCTACGGGGTTAAGTGGACAGCTGCAGAAAGCATTTGTAACAG GTGTACCAAAGCTCCAGCGATCAGAACTTGAAGCAGCTTGCGAAGATTTCAGTAACATTATTGCTTCCCTCTCTGATGGTACTGTCTACAAAGGCACTCTTTCAAGTGGTGTTGAAATAGCAGTGACATCTACTGCAGTAAAGTCAGCTAAAGACTGGTCAAAGAATTTAGAAGCCCAGTTCCGGAATAAG ATAGACACCTTATCGAAAGTGAACCACAAGAATTTTGTGAACCTTATCGGATTTTGTGAAGAACAGGAGCCTTTTGCTCGAATGATGGTATTTGAGTATGCTCCAAATGGAACGCTGTTTGAACACCTGCACA TTAAAGAATCAGAGCACCTGGACTGGGCTACAAGGTTGCGCATTGCTATGGGCATGGCCTACTGCCTGGAGTACATGCACCAACTTAACCCACCTATAGGCCATTGTAACCTACAATCATCATCAGTATATCTTACTGAAGACTATGCAGCCAAAATTTCGGATTTAAGCTTCTGGAATGAAGTAATTGCAGCAAAGATTGGAAAAGCAGCAACCGTGGAGCTTCTGGAAACTACATCAGCTGATCCAGAGAGCAATATTTACAACTTTGGGGTAATATTGCTCGAAATGATTACTGGTAGGCTTCCATACTCGGTAACTGATGGTTATATAGTGGACTGGGCATTGAACTACTTCAGGATAGGGAGACCCTTAAGAGATATTGTGGACCCAACTTTATATTCTTTTCGAGAGGAAGAGCTAGAGAAACTAATCCCATTGGTGAAAGATTGTCTGCTTCCTAATCCAGAACAGAGACCAAGAATGAGAGAAATTGCGGCGACGTTGAAGGAAATTACGGCTCTGGATCCTGATGGAGCAACACCAAAATCATCACCTCTTTGGTGGGCTGAATTGGAAATTTTGTCAACAGTATCAAGTTAA